The following proteins come from a genomic window of Chlamydiales bacterium:
- the ribD gene encoding bifunctional diaminohydroxyphosphoribosylaminopyrimidine deaminase/5-amino-6-(5-phosphoribosylamino)uracil reductase RibD encodes MADREAQQLFFMRRAIRLGARGRLTAPPNPWVGCIIVKEGDVIGEGYHVAPGHPHAEIVALQQAKGAAKGATAYVSLEPCPHQGRTPSCVDALIEAGIREVIIPFTDPDHRVSGQGVKILQKKGVEVRIGVGKKEAKESLLPYLHHRYTYTPFCLLKAAVSIDGRMAAQDGTSKWITSVKARSNVQLLRAQSQAILVGSNTALLDQPQLTVRGQVDQPLRVLIDSQGKVPPEGPLFDPSLAQTLVFTSHKKWEKKGIEILELPKIDLQVVLKELGQRGIIQLLIEGGATLHSVFLKERQAHRCALYIGNCLLGSCGQPFASTLNVSTMQEAPSWKLEKVYRFGSSIRLDYLIQETISIS; translated from the coding sequence ATGGCAGACAGAGAAGCGCAACAACTCTTTTTTATGCGTCGTGCAATTCGTTTAGGAGCACGAGGACGGCTTACTGCACCTCCTAATCCTTGGGTCGGTTGTATTATTGTAAAAGAAGGAGACGTTATTGGAGAGGGCTATCATGTCGCTCCTGGCCATCCCCATGCTGAAATTGTAGCTCTTCAACAAGCTAAAGGTGCGGCTAAAGGTGCCACTGCTTATGTCAGCTTAGAACCCTGTCCTCATCAGGGTAGAACTCCTTCTTGTGTAGATGCGCTTATAGAAGCAGGAATCAGAGAAGTGATTATACCTTTTACAGATCCTGATCACCGTGTTTCCGGACAGGGGGTTAAAATCCTGCAAAAAAAAGGGGTCGAAGTCAGGATAGGTGTGGGAAAAAAAGAAGCTAAAGAATCTCTTCTTCCCTATCTTCACCATCGCTATACGTATACTCCTTTCTGTCTTTTAAAAGCTGCAGTCAGTATTGATGGACGAATGGCAGCTCAGGATGGTACATCAAAATGGATTACCTCTGTAAAAGCCCGATCGAATGTACAACTTCTTAGAGCACAATCTCAGGCTATTCTTGTAGGTTCAAATACAGCTTTGCTAGATCAGCCTCAACTCACTGTCCGTGGTCAAGTCGATCAGCCATTGCGTGTTTTAATTGATTCGCAAGGAAAAGTCCCTCCAGAGGGGCCTTTATTTGACCCCTCTCTTGCACAAACTTTGGTATTTACGAGCCATAAAAAATGGGAAAAAAAAGGCATTGAAATCCTTGAGCTTCCAAAAATTGATTTACAAGTTGTACTTAAAGAGCTTGGCCAACGAGGAATCATTCAGTTGTTAATTGAAGGAGGAGCTACTCTACACAGCGTCTTTCTAAAAGAAAGGCAAGCTCATCGATGTGCTCTTTATATTGGCAATTGTTTACTTGGATCTTGTGGTCAGCCTTTTGCTTCAACACTCAATGTATCTACCATGCAAGAAGCTCCTTCTTGGAAGCTGGAAAAGGTTTACCGTTTTGGAAGCTCTATACGTTTGGATTATCTCATTCAAGAGACGATCTCAATTAGCTAA
- the serS gene encoding serine--tRNA ligase, translating into MLDIKLIRKDRKNIEARLKKKDPDLNLDSLLELDDQLRNLMMQSETLKAKRNEKSKLFGKKKKRGEEIRELREEIRQIGDAITSLDRDLNEVEEKFIETLSRLPNLPMDEIKDSQDKTENEVIKIIGKKPLFSFNPKHHLDLNEKLNLFDFHRTAKTTGTGWPAYRGMGARLEWALINYMIETQQLNGFEFWLPPLMVRPLIMFGSGQIPKFDGQFYKTTDEDHPLFLIPTAEVILNGLHYDEILLEEDLPLKYAAFTPCFRREAGSAGKQERGLIRVHQFHKVEMFCFTKPEESEMMMEQMIEVAEQILKGLDLHYRLTKLVTGDMSFTAAKTIDIEVWLPGQNCFYEVSSISNCTDYQARRSQIRYRPNKGKLELVHTLNGSGLATPRLMVALLENHQNMDGSVNLPSVLAEKLGTSLLT; encoded by the coding sequence ATGTTGGATATCAAGCTTATTCGGAAGGATAGGAAAAATATAGAAGCACGGCTTAAAAAAAAAGACCCTGACCTTAATCTGGACTCTCTTCTTGAACTAGATGATCAGCTGCGGAATCTGATGATGCAATCCGAAACCCTTAAAGCAAAGAGAAATGAAAAATCCAAACTCTTTGGAAAGAAAAAAAAGAGAGGGGAAGAGATTAGAGAACTAAGAGAAGAAATTCGACAAATAGGTGATGCCATTACCTCTCTTGATCGTGATTTGAATGAAGTCGAGGAGAAATTTATTGAAACTCTCTCTCGTCTTCCAAATCTCCCTATGGATGAGATCAAAGACTCACAAGATAAAACAGAAAATGAAGTGATCAAAATTATTGGAAAGAAACCTCTTTTTTCCTTTAATCCTAAGCATCATCTAGATTTAAATGAAAAATTAAATTTATTCGATTTTCATCGTACCGCAAAAACAACTGGAACAGGGTGGCCAGCTTATCGTGGAATGGGAGCGCGTTTAGAATGGGCGTTGATTAATTATATGATTGAAACACAACAACTGAATGGATTTGAGTTTTGGCTGCCTCCCCTGATGGTTCGCCCTCTGATCATGTTTGGTTCGGGCCAAATTCCAAAATTTGATGGACAGTTTTATAAAACAACTGATGAAGATCATCCGCTTTTTCTTATTCCAACCGCAGAAGTTATCCTCAATGGACTCCACTACGATGAAATTCTCCTAGAAGAAGATCTCCCTCTAAAGTATGCTGCTTTTACCCCCTGTTTTAGGCGTGAGGCAGGCAGTGCGGGAAAACAAGAGCGGGGATTAATTCGTGTTCATCAATTCCATAAAGTTGAGATGTTTTGTTTCACTAAACCAGAAGAGAGTGAAATGATGATGGAGCAAATGATCGAAGTTGCTGAACAAATTTTAAAAGGGTTAGATTTGCATTATCGCCTGACAAAACTTGTCACTGGTGATATGTCTTTTACGGCTGCGAAAACAATAGATATCGAGGTATGGCTGCCTGGACAAAATTGTTTTTATGAGGTCTCTTCAATCTCAAATTGCACTGACTATCAGGCACGTCGCTCACAAATTCGTTACCGCCCAAACAAAGGAAAGTTAGAGCTCGTACATACTTTAAATGGTTCAGGACTAGCAACACCTCGCCTTATGGTGGCGCTGCTTGAAAATCATCAAAATATGGATGGCTCTGTAAATCTTCCATCAGTTTTAGCTGAAAAACTCGGGACATCTCTTTTGACTTAG
- a CDS encoding VIT1/CCC1 transporter family protein — MNKHFENQDPLSHVIGKRAQGRLSIPELHGTEMASHLAAGLDAICEMAILLTLLSIFSSHLPVFIAFGCAIVAWTSGRSGWLGWARLERLHRLIEQEKYEIDHHRPQEREELIALYQAKGLEGKLLNDVVDTLMADQDRLLKVMLEEEMGLTLQTIEHPLKQCLGAAIGSVTAFAFSLTCFLLLPYGILIASFLLITGSSMFSALYEKNRPIPAIIWNLSIGMLGFGIGYFLFQILN; from the coding sequence GTGAATAAACATTTTGAAAATCAAGATCCTCTTTCCCATGTAATAGGAAAACGCGCTCAAGGAAGGCTGTCAATTCCTGAGCTTCATGGAACAGAAATGGCTAGTCATCTTGCAGCTGGTTTGGATGCGATATGTGAGATGGCAATACTCTTGACTCTTCTTTCTATCTTTTCCTCTCACCTTCCTGTTTTTATCGCTTTTGGCTGTGCAATAGTTGCATGGACATCGGGTAGAAGTGGTTGGTTAGGCTGGGCCCGTTTAGAACGTCTTCACCGTCTTATTGAACAAGAAAAATATGAAATTGACCATCATCGTCCACAAGAACGAGAAGAATTAATCGCTCTTTATCAGGCAAAAGGATTAGAAGGAAAGCTACTGAATGATGTAGTTGACACTTTAATGGCAGATCAAGACCGACTCTTAAAAGTCATGTTAGAGGAAGAAATGGGTTTAACTCTTCAAACTATTGAACATCCCCTAAAACAATGTTTAGGAGCTGCTATTGGTTCTGTCACTGCATTCGCTTTTAGCCTGACTTGTTTTCTTCTGCTCCCTTATGGCATCCTAATTGCATCTTTTTTGCTGATAACAGGGAGTTCCATGTTTTCAGCTCTTTATGAAAAAAACCGACCGATTCCTGCCATCATTTGGAATCTTAGTATAGGAATGCTAGGGTTTGGAATAGGGTATTTTTTATTTCAAATACTTAATTAA
- a CDS encoding heavy metal translocating P-type ATPase: protein MNIRNLFPATTGGIELFDEFFESGLEESISPFLTPKSRKWGKNIGLKSSLVSVIPLFCTFICSFFPGNESLSHLFLLITYFLAGIPALIASIEDILNFEINIDVLMTLAAFLSILIGSGREGALLLVLFSLSGSMEEAVRTKAKGAISSLKKLAPQKAYVVQKDGTLISRSIKDIPLKTQIHVKAGELIPLDGQVVAGSSSLNLAHLTGESLPVTCSIGDHVPAGGRNLEGALTICVTHTSSNSTLARIIQLIIQAQETKPKLQRWIDTLSNRYAISIISLAFIFALTFPWIFHIPYLGAEGSIYRALTFLIAASPCALIIAMPIAYLSAISCCAKQGILLKGGMVLDALAKCSTIAMDKTGTLTTGNLVCLEMITEKNDQTLLSIAYALERSAVHPIAQAITNFAEAKGVLPANITDFRLIPGYGLEGKFEDKEVRIGNPDWLLSDMKQVETIKKRGEIVTVLRVGEEHALFRFRDQIRPGVMATLRTLKEKWGMRLIMLSGDHEASARSIAEEVGLSEYYANLRPEDKLAYISQEENLAMVGDGINDAPALAHATVGISMGQVGSSTAIDASDIIFLQDRIDLLHWLVNKAHQVGRIVKQNVSIAAAAIFCATMPAISGWIPLWLAVLLHEGGTVLVGLNALRLLRKR from the coding sequence ATGAATATACGTAATCTTTTTCCTGCAACAACTGGTGGTATAGAGCTATTCGATGAGTTTTTCGAATCAGGATTAGAAGAGAGTATTAGTCCTTTCCTCACTCCAAAATCGCGTAAATGGGGGAAAAATATTGGGCTAAAAAGCTCTCTTGTTTCTGTCATTCCACTTTTCTGTACTTTTATCTGTTCTTTTTTCCCAGGGAATGAAAGTCTTTCTCATCTTTTTCTCCTAATCACCTATTTCTTAGCTGGAATTCCAGCATTAATTGCTTCTATTGAAGATATTCTTAATTTTGAGATCAATATTGATGTACTCATGACTCTAGCAGCTTTTTTATCTATTTTAATTGGTAGTGGAAGAGAAGGGGCTCTTTTATTGGTCCTCTTCTCTCTTTCAGGATCTATGGAGGAAGCTGTTCGTACAAAGGCTAAGGGAGCGATTAGCTCTTTGAAAAAACTTGCTCCTCAAAAAGCCTATGTTGTACAAAAAGATGGGACGCTGATCTCTCGTTCTATCAAAGATATTCCTCTTAAAACACAAATTCATGTGAAAGCAGGTGAATTAATTCCGTTAGATGGGCAAGTCGTTGCGGGTTCCTCTTCCCTGAATTTAGCTCATCTCACCGGAGAAAGTCTTCCTGTGACTTGCTCAATTGGAGATCATGTCCCTGCAGGAGGACGCAACTTAGAAGGGGCACTAACCATCTGCGTCACTCATACTAGTTCTAACTCAACCTTAGCTCGTATTATCCAACTCATTATCCAAGCTCAAGAGACAAAACCCAAATTACAGAGATGGATTGATACTTTGAGTAACCGTTATGCGATTTCTATTATCTCTCTTGCTTTTATTTTTGCCTTGACCTTCCCCTGGATTTTTCATATTCCTTACTTAGGTGCTGAGGGATCAATTTATCGAGCTCTGACTTTTCTGATCGCTGCCTCTCCTTGTGCTTTGATTATTGCAATGCCAATTGCCTATTTAAGTGCTATTAGCTGCTGTGCAAAACAAGGAATCTTGCTTAAGGGAGGAATGGTATTAGATGCACTAGCAAAATGTTCTACTATTGCAATGGATAAAACAGGAACATTGACAACAGGTAACCTTGTTTGTTTAGAAATGATTACAGAAAAAAATGACCAAACTTTGCTTTCTATTGCCTATGCACTTGAACGTTCTGCTGTTCATCCGATTGCTCAAGCAATCACTAATTTTGCTGAAGCAAAAGGAGTCCTTCCTGCAAACATTACCGATTTTCGTTTAATTCCTGGGTATGGATTGGAAGGAAAGTTTGAAGACAAAGAGGTGCGTATTGGAAATCCTGACTGGCTATTGTCAGATATGAAACAAGTCGAAACAATTAAAAAACGAGGAGAGATTGTAACTGTATTGCGTGTAGGAGAAGAACATGCTCTCTTTCGCTTTCGTGATCAAATACGTCCAGGTGTGATGGCTACTCTACGTACCCTTAAAGAAAAATGGGGGATGCGCCTAATTATGTTATCTGGTGACCATGAAGCTAGTGCTCGCTCGATTGCAGAAGAAGTTGGATTGTCTGAATATTATGCTAATCTACGTCCCGAAGATAAACTGGCTTATATTTCCCAAGAAGAAAATTTAGCAATGGTGGGAGATGGCATCAATGATGCGCCGGCTCTTGCACACGCAACTGTTGGTATTTCCATGGGACAAGTGGGAAGTAGTACAGCAATCGATGCCTCTGATATCATTTTTTTGCAAGATCGTATTGATCTGCTCCATTGGCTTGTCAATAAAGCCCATCAAGTTGGGCGTATTGTTAAGCAGAATGTTTCGATTGCAGCAGCAGCGATTTTCTGTGCAACTATGCCTGCGATTTCTGGATGGATTCCTTTATGGCTAGCTGTGCTTTTACATGAAGGGGGAACCGTCCTTGTTGGTCTAAATGCATTGAGACTATTAAGAAAGAGGTAA
- a CDS encoding NAD-glutamate dehydrogenase yields the protein MVEPKLPPEQMKKAIKEELERFEQCYLWLEKSMPRLFFQEIEKEWISLIVHSLMGFEEQDFFSEIHLKNAAISLCIDSPEADVNILKNYPMYGIRNYTTYISRELIPFATIQGKLRIATIYFTEAIELTDPPLTTETRHELNHLLKARHPNWSMGKIDRLIDQIVPRFLRKIPIEGQVFAVEMFERAQIRDHCQYEVQYEENWDRVDSPSMSIVLAWKNVPKHNFLYRLARIVHQHKLVMRRVNAAYIKPYKTQNIFMLSFEIHGAKGEAAWEAADIADFLQELVTLKYFGSLDQYDATFVSKGLLRGNLANFLRAMMHFIHQVLINVDPNLYDLENIEEGLCRHSELTIKLCQAFEDKFHPHKHSLEKFEKSREEFLELVDQLDTGHEFHDKRRKNILLQGMNFVSHTLKTNFYRNNKTAYAFRLDPAYLDYTPFDRTKLFPVLPFAIFFIKGMHFLGFHIRFKDLSRGGLRTIFPEIKERMLAERNTIFIECYHLAYTQQKKNKDIPEGGAKGVIFLKPYERLVSEMAILSREMYLTGMASEEIETRLNTFKNEQKLEYLYQTQRSFIKNFLSLVNCDLNGNLKAKHIVDYWKKPEYIYLGPDENMHNSMIEWIASESQRDGYRPGGAFISGKPKIGINHKEYGVTSLGVNVYMHAMLNYLNIHPEKQEFRVKISGGPDGDVAGNQIKNLYTHYPNTAKLVALTDISGTIHDPNGLDLGVVVELFKKGQPIRFYPYEKLSPGGFLLDRENRREPTEYLQQTLCWRNKEGNIIADWLSGNETNTLLRHNLHQTPADIFIPCGGRPETLHDTNYKEFLDAEGRPTSKAIVEGANLYLSSWACHYLEKMGVLIIKDSSANKGGVICSSFEILCGLTLTDQEFIKYKSILVAEILERLKKCAYDEGSLMLKEHKKEGKPLTEISEDISKRINYFTDQLLDYLETIELPSNPKDPLVACFLHYCPRILREKFETQLLTKVPDNHKKAIIASHIAARLVYQRGMRWFPTLIDILPLILHDKKLIHSI from the coding sequence ATGGTAGAGCCCAAATTGCCACCGGAACAAATGAAAAAAGCTATCAAAGAAGAGCTGGAACGTTTTGAACAGTGCTATTTGTGGTTAGAAAAGAGTATGCCTCGTCTATTTTTCCAAGAAATTGAAAAAGAATGGATTTCTCTTATTGTGCATAGCTTGATGGGATTTGAAGAACAGGATTTTTTTTCTGAAATTCATCTAAAAAATGCTGCCATCTCTCTTTGCATTGATAGTCCTGAAGCCGATGTAAATATTTTAAAAAATTACCCCATGTATGGGATTAGAAATTATACAACTTATATTTCTCGAGAGTTGATCCCATTTGCCACAATTCAAGGTAAATTACGGATTGCCACGATTTATTTTACAGAAGCAATTGAGCTCACTGATCCTCCTCTAACCACAGAAACTCGCCATGAGCTAAATCATCTCTTAAAAGCACGTCACCCTAATTGGTCGATGGGGAAAATAGATCGACTCATTGATCAGATTGTACCACGCTTTTTACGTAAGATCCCAATTGAAGGGCAAGTATTTGCTGTCGAGATGTTTGAACGTGCACAAATACGTGACCATTGCCAATATGAAGTTCAATACGAAGAGAATTGGGACAGAGTAGATTCTCCTTCTATGTCTATCGTGTTGGCTTGGAAAAACGTGCCTAAACATAACTTTCTCTACCGCTTAGCACGCATTGTACATCAACATAAGCTTGTAATGCGCCGTGTCAACGCAGCGTATATCAAACCCTATAAAACGCAAAATATTTTTATGCTTTCTTTTGAAATTCATGGAGCAAAAGGAGAAGCGGCATGGGAAGCCGCCGATATTGCAGATTTTTTGCAGGAACTCGTGACACTGAAATATTTTGGTTCACTTGATCAATATGATGCGACTTTTGTGAGTAAAGGATTATTACGTGGAAATCTTGCCAATTTCCTACGTGCGATGATGCATTTTATTCATCAAGTCTTGATTAACGTCGATCCTAATCTTTATGATCTAGAAAATATTGAGGAAGGGTTATGTCGCCATAGTGAACTAACTATCAAACTCTGTCAAGCTTTCGAAGATAAATTCCATCCTCATAAACATAGTCTAGAAAAATTTGAGAAAAGTAGAGAAGAGTTTTTAGAATTAGTCGATCAACTTGATACAGGCCATGAATTTCATGATAAACGAAGAAAAAATATTCTTTTACAGGGAATGAATTTTGTTAGCCACACTCTCAAAACAAATTTTTATAGGAATAATAAAACTGCCTATGCGTTTCGTCTTGATCCAGCTTATTTGGATTATACGCCTTTTGATAGGACAAAGCTCTTTCCTGTACTTCCATTTGCAATTTTTTTCATTAAAGGAATGCATTTTTTAGGATTCCATATTCGTTTCAAAGACCTTTCTAGAGGTGGATTACGCACCATTTTCCCTGAAATCAAAGAAAGAATGCTTGCCGAACGTAATACGATTTTTATCGAATGTTACCATTTAGCTTATACTCAACAAAAAAAGAATAAAGATATTCCAGAAGGGGGAGCTAAAGGTGTAATTTTCTTAAAACCATATGAACGACTTGTTTCTGAAATGGCAATTCTATCTCGTGAAATGTATCTCACTGGAATGGCTTCTGAGGAGATTGAAACCAGGCTCAATACCTTTAAAAATGAACAAAAACTTGAATATCTCTATCAAACGCAGCGTTCTTTTATTAAGAATTTTCTCTCTCTGGTCAATTGTGATCTAAATGGCAATCTGAAAGCTAAACATATTGTTGATTACTGGAAAAAACCTGAGTATATCTATTTAGGCCCTGATGAAAATATGCATAATTCTATGATCGAATGGATTGCCAGTGAAAGTCAAAGAGATGGCTATAGGCCTGGAGGGGCATTTATCAGCGGCAAACCAAAAATTGGGATTAACCACAAAGAGTATGGTGTGACTTCTCTTGGAGTCAATGTCTATATGCATGCGATGCTCAACTATTTAAATATTCATCCCGAGAAACAGGAATTTAGAGTGAAAATTTCGGGAGGTCCTGATGGTGATGTTGCAGGTAACCAGATTAAAAACCTCTATACTCACTATCCGAATACAGCAAAACTGGTCGCTCTTACAGATATTTCCGGAACGATTCATGACCCTAACGGGCTCGATTTGGGAGTAGTAGTTGAATTATTCAAAAAAGGGCAACCCATCCGCTTTTATCCTTATGAAAAGCTATCACCAGGAGGATTTTTGCTCGATCGTGAGAACCGACGTGAACCTACTGAGTATTTACAACAAACACTTTGTTGGCGAAATAAGGAAGGAAACATTATTGCTGATTGGCTTTCAGGGAATGAAACAAACACTTTATTGCGTCACAATTTACATCAAACACCAGCTGATATTTTTATCCCTTGCGGAGGACGTCCTGAAACTTTGCATGATACAAATTATAAAGAATTTTTAGATGCAGAAGGTCGTCCAACCTCAAAAGCGATTGTAGAAGGAGCAAATCTCTATCTCTCCTCTTGGGCATGCCATTACCTTGAAAAAATGGGGGTTTTAATTATTAAAGATAGTTCTGCAAATAAAGGAGGAGTCATTTGTTCTTCCTTCGAAATTTTGTGTGGACTCACACTTACTGATCAAGAGTTTATTAAATATAAATCTATCTTGGTTGCAGAGATTTTAGAACGATTAAAAAAGTGTGCCTATGATGAGGGTTCTTTAATGCTCAAAGAACATAAAAAAGAAGGTAAACCTCTGACTGAGATTTCTGAGGATATTTCTAAACGAATCAACTATTTTACTGATCAACTTCTTGATTATCTAGAAACCATTGAACTTCCTAGTAATCCCAAAGATCCACTCGTAGCTTGCTTTTTGCACTATTGTCCAAGGATCCTACGTGAAAAATTTGAAACGCAACTTTTAACAAAAGTGCCTGATAATCATAAAAAAGCTATCATTGCATCGCATATTGCTGCTCGTTTAGTTTATCAAAGAGGAATGAGATGGTTTCCCACTTTAATCGATATTCTTCCCCTCATTCTCCATGACAAAAAACTGATTCATTCAATATAA
- a CDS encoding FtsW/RodA/SpoVE family cell cycle protein encodes MWNDRFIFRIDWRVIPIILALMVMSLLVIAATDPACINGNEYGFLTPKVTRQIQHFFLGWGVFFLFSGMDYNKIREWAWILYLLMIVSLVGLFFAPTIQSVHRWYKIPLIDVSIQPSEYAKLIVVISLSWFLERNQFQARNWRTSIIGVSIFAIPFLLILKQPDLGTALVLYLIALVMFYLGNLHPGFVRIMMVLGTFFLIFILLVFTGVFSHEHIRPYATKILKEYQYERLNPNNHHQWAALTAIGVGGITGSGWRASEFTGRGWLPYGYTDSVFPAFGEEFGLIGLLMMLIIFYCLIYFGFQVTVAAKDRFGCMLSAGVTVYIAMHILVNISMMCGFLPVTGVPLILVSYGGSSVFVTMAALGILQSIYSRRFMF; translated from the coding sequence ATGTGGAACGATCGATTCATTTTTCGCATTGATTGGCGTGTGATTCCTATCATTCTTGCATTGATGGTGATGAGCTTACTTGTGATTGCGGCTACTGATCCAGCTTGCATTAATGGGAATGAATATGGATTTTTGACTCCTAAAGTGACAAGACAAATCCAACATTTTTTTCTTGGCTGGGGGGTATTTTTTCTTTTTTCTGGGATGGATTACAATAAGATACGTGAATGGGCTTGGATTCTCTATCTACTCATGATTGTTAGTTTAGTGGGACTTTTTTTTGCCCCAACCATTCAAAGTGTCCACAGATGGTATAAAATCCCTCTCATTGATGTGAGCATACAACCCTCTGAGTATGCAAAGCTCATTGTAGTCATTAGCTTGAGTTGGTTTCTGGAACGCAATCAGTTTCAAGCTAGAAATTGGAGAACTTCAATTATTGGAGTATCTATTTTTGCCATTCCCTTCTTATTGATTCTTAAGCAACCTGATTTAGGTACTGCCTTAGTCCTCTATTTAATTGCACTTGTCATGTTTTATTTAGGTAATCTACATCCTGGTTTTGTGCGGATTATGATGGTTTTAGGGACATTTTTTTTGATTTTTATCCTTCTGGTTTTTACAGGAGTTTTCTCACATGAACACATCCGTCCTTATGCAACAAAAATTCTTAAAGAATATCAATATGAACGCCTTAATCCAAATAACCACCATCAATGGGCTGCTCTTACTGCCATAGGAGTTGGGGGGATCACAGGTAGTGGTTGGCGAGCTAGTGAATTTACCGGAAGAGGATGGCTTCCTTATGGATATACCGATTCAGTTTTTCCTGCTTTTGGTGAAGAGTTTGGATTGATAGGGTTACTGATGATGCTAATTATATTTTATTGTTTAATCTATTTTGGATTTCAAGTGACTGTTGCAGCAAAAGATAGATTTGGTTGTATGCTCTCTGCAGGTGTGACTGTCTATATTGCAATGCATATTCTTGTGAATATCAGTATGATGTGTGGATTTTTACCAGTCACAGGTGTTCCTTTAATCTTAGTCTCCTATGGAGGATCGTCAGTTTTTGTTACAATGGCTGCGCTTGGAATTTTACAAAGCATTTATAGTAGAAGATTCATGTTTTAA
- a CDS encoding biotin--[acetyl-CoA-carboxylase] ligase produces MDIIHHHFESLISTNDWGKQKIHTFPPHALTLVTADYQERGRGQYGRRWISPKGDNLYASFCFFIDRDREEPLYFTYLLATSIIDCLKSFRLSCTLKWPNDLLVADKKIGGILCETKECSTKIGMIIGLGLNVNMSEEMFSKINQPATSLKCETKKVWKISRVLKKILLSFHKALNSSK; encoded by the coding sequence ATGGATATCATCCACCACCATTTTGAAAGCCTGATCTCAACAAATGACTGGGGAAAGCAAAAAATTCACACTTTCCCCCCCCATGCCCTCACACTCGTCACAGCCGATTACCAAGAACGGGGTAGAGGACAGTATGGAAGAAGATGGATCTCACCAAAAGGAGACAATCTATATGCGAGCTTCTGTTTTTTCATTGATCGAGATCGAGAGGAACCTCTTTATTTCACTTATCTACTTGCCACCTCAATTATAGATTGTCTTAAATCATTTCGGTTATCCTGTACACTGAAATGGCCTAACGATTTGCTAGTTGCAGATAAAAAGATTGGAGGCATTTTATGTGAAACAAAAGAATGCTCAACAAAAATTGGCATGATTATTGGTTTAGGATTGAATGTGAATATGTCTGAAGAGATGTTTTCCAAAATTAATCAACCTGCCACTTCACTGAAATGTGAAACAAAAAAAGTATGGAAAATTTCTAGAGTCTTAAAGAAAATTTTACTCTCCTTTCATAAGGCTTTAAACTCCTCTAAATGA
- a CDS encoding iron-sulfur cluster assembly scaffold protein, with product MSYDDLLKTSLWNRYSKKMISKIESPRNGGSFKEEDANERGMRLVIGSEGSLEEGSALAFYWFVDPMDGVIVDAKFQVFGPSALIAAAEVACEFLISKSYDQARRMSAELLDKQLRDKPDQVAFPDELVEYLNLVIDAVDNAVEQCLDIPLSKQYTTPIPNEPLPEGYPGWSQLSDKEKYAVVEKLLDEQIRPYIELDAGGIQIAKLEEKTLTISYQGACTSCLSAIGTTLSAIQQIIQTKIHPDIVVIPDMEGLEL from the coding sequence ATGAGTTACGATGATCTTTTGAAAACTTCCCTTTGGAATCGTTATAGTAAAAAAATGATCAGTAAAATTGAATCTCCTCGTAATGGTGGATCATTTAAAGAAGAGGATGCAAATGAGCGAGGAATGCGACTGGTCATCGGATCTGAAGGATCTCTAGAAGAAGGAAGTGCTCTTGCTTTTTATTGGTTTGTAGATCCGATGGATGGAGTGATCGTAGATGCTAAGTTTCAAGTCTTTGGTCCATCAGCTCTGATTGCAGCTGCTGAGGTAGCCTGTGAATTTCTTATTAGTAAAAGCTATGATCAGGCAAGAAGAATGAGTGCTGAGCTTTTAGATAAGCAGTTACGAGATAAACCGGATCAAGTAGCTTTTCCTGATGAACTCGTTGAGTATCTCAATCTTGTGATTGATGCAGTTGACAATGCAGTTGAGCAATGTCTAGATATTCCTTTATCTAAGCAATATACGACGCCTATTCCAAACGAGCCTTTACCAGAAGGCTATCCTGGGTGGTCTCAACTTTCTGACAAAGAAAAATATGCTGTGGTTGAAAAGCTATTAGATGAACAGATCCGTCCTTATATTGAACTCGATGCTGGAGGGATTCAGATTGCTAAGCTAGAAGAAAAAACCCTCACGATTTCTTATCAAGGAGCTTGTACTTCATGTCTTTCTGCCATTGGAACCACATTATCAGCTATTCAGCAAATCATTCAGACAAAAATTCATCCAGATATTGTAGTGATTCCTGATATGGAAGGTCTAGAACTATAA